Part of the Bacteroidota bacterium genome, GATTGCCAATTATTACTCAGGTATGCGGGGTAAAACCGGTCGTACGCAAGCGTGATGCAAAGGACGGCCGCAAGAAGGACGATAACGACAATCGTGGGCGTTGAAGCGCGGAATGGTGCGATGAACGGCTTCCTGTCAAACAGCATTCAACATCAAAACACGCTGAATTGGGAGATGACCCATCCGTCTCCGGATTTTTTCAATGCGACATACACCTGCAGAATCTCGGGGTTCCCGCGCCGCAGATATGTCCCGCCGCCCGTGGCAAACGGCGTGCCCTCCACCTGGCTGATCGTGGTGAATTTGAAGCTGAGGATCCGGTGCGTCTTGAAATAGTCCTTCAGGATATACAGGGCCTGATTCTGGCTGAAAAAACCGCTCTCCCGGTCGGACAGGTTGAGATAGACCTGTTTCGCGAGGCGATCCGAGAAGGCGGCAACGTCTCCGGCAAGAATTCCGCTCTGGAGGTCGGTGAATATCGAGGAGGCAACAGGGTTCTTCCGTTCCCGTTCAGGGACGGCATAGAGTTCCTGGGCCGACGCGCATGACGACCCGGCCACCGGAAGGATGGCAAGAATCAGGATCGTTGAGATTCTCAATGTCATTCGGTACCAGGACAAAAATAGTTCATCGGTCCCTCAAAGTCAAAACCATCCGCGCACCCGGCTTCACTGCGATCCGCCCCTTCGACTGAGGAGCCCGGGGCCCGCGGAGAGCGGTGGCCGGTTGGGCGCAGCCTGTTTGAGGCGGGGGTTTCCCTGCTGAAGCTGGTAGGCCCAGTCGAACCTGACTC contains:
- a CDS encoding DUF4783 domain-containing protein — its product is MTLRISTILILAILPVAGSSCASAQELYAVPERERKNPVASSIFTDLQSGILAGDVAAFSDRLAKQVYLNLSDRESGFFSQNQALYILKDYFKTHRILSFKFTTISQVEGTPFATGGGTYLRRGNPEILQVYVALKKSGDGWVISQFSVF